A stretch of Pelagicoccus enzymogenes DNA encodes these proteins:
- a CDS encoding thiolase family protein, with protein sequence MKERIAIIDGVRAPFGKAGGILSGFGADDLGAVVVKELLARVELRGEEIDELIFGNVAQPVDAANVARVIALKAGLPKEMPSYTVQRNCASGMESITTAANKIQAGEIDLAICGGTESMSNIPFIYRREMVNLFSQLFRARGMMQKLKALLAFRPRFLAPIVGVQQGLTDPVCGMNMGMTAELLAREFHITREEQDAFALDSHRKACKAMDEGLFEQETVPLPVLPQYRKIHYSDEGPRKDQSIEALAKLRPYFDRNTGTVTVGNACPISDGAVAVLVTSERRAKEMGLRPLGYLREYCYAGLEGERMGLGPAYASAKLFKKSGMRLRDFDLVELNEAFAAQVIANERAFSSRAFAQENLGRSEALGEIDRERLNVNGGSIALGHPVGATGTRLVLTLLKEMRRRNKEKGLATLCIGGGQGAALALEAA encoded by the coding sequence ATGAAAGAAAGAATTGCGATTATCGACGGTGTCAGGGCTCCCTTCGGCAAGGCGGGAGGCATCTTGAGTGGATTTGGGGCGGATGACCTCGGAGCGGTCGTGGTAAAGGAACTGCTGGCTCGCGTGGAGCTGCGGGGCGAGGAGATCGACGAGCTCATCTTTGGCAATGTGGCTCAACCGGTTGACGCTGCGAATGTCGCTCGCGTGATCGCGTTGAAGGCGGGGCTGCCCAAGGAGATGCCATCTTATACGGTGCAACGGAACTGCGCTTCGGGAATGGAATCGATCACCACGGCGGCGAACAAGATTCAAGCAGGTGAAATCGACCTTGCGATCTGCGGGGGAACGGAGTCGATGAGCAACATTCCTTTCATTTATCGCCGAGAGATGGTGAACCTTTTCAGCCAACTTTTCCGGGCTCGAGGAATGATGCAGAAGCTGAAAGCCTTGCTCGCCTTCCGTCCTCGGTTTTTAGCTCCTATCGTTGGAGTGCAGCAAGGCCTGACGGATCCGGTGTGCGGAATGAACATGGGCATGACGGCGGAACTTCTAGCCAGGGAGTTTCACATTACGCGGGAGGAACAGGACGCGTTCGCCCTAGATAGCCATCGCAAGGCTTGCAAGGCGATGGACGAGGGGCTTTTCGAGCAGGAGACGGTGCCTTTGCCTGTGTTGCCGCAGTATCGAAAAATACATTACAGCGATGAAGGGCCGCGCAAGGACCAGTCGATCGAGGCCTTGGCGAAGTTGCGTCCCTACTTCGACCGAAACACCGGCACGGTGACGGTTGGCAATGCATGTCCGATCTCGGATGGAGCGGTGGCGGTGCTGGTCACCAGCGAGCGCAGGGCCAAGGAGATGGGGTTGCGGCCGCTCGGCTACCTGCGGGAGTATTGCTACGCGGGCTTGGAAGGTGAGCGGATGGGACTGGGGCCCGCCTACGCGTCCGCGAAGCTGTTCAAGAAATCGGGAATGCGTCTGAGGGATTTCGATTTGGTGGAATTGAACGAGGCCTTTGCGGCTCAAGTGATCGCCAACGAACGAGCGTTTTCGTCGAGAGCCTTTGCCCAGGAAAATTTGGGACGTTCCGAGGCCTTGGGTGAAATCGATCGGGAGCGCTTGAATGTGAATGGGGGATCCATCGCTCTGGGGCATCCCGTGGGGGCAACGGGTACGCGACTGGTGCTCACGCTCCTGAAGGAGATGCGGAGACGGAACAAGGAAAAGGGCTTGGCCACGCTCTGCATCGGAGGCGGTCAAGGGGCAGCGTTAGCGCTGGAGGCAGCTTGA
- a CDS encoding 3-hydroxyacyl-CoA dehydrogenase NAD-binding domain-containing protein, with amino-acid sequence MKRDAFELKVDDRGVARLVFDLPGEKVNKFSHPVMKQFLDMLDVVSKHPDIKVLLLESSKPGIFIAGADIGELAKIKDEKDGETKARFGQAVFERLEELPFPTVAVIDGACVGGGLECALACRFRLVSDSPKTKLGLPEVSLGIIPGWGGTQRLPRLLGLPRALELILSGRSVNGKKAVKMGLAHRLLAHEFVEEGVQAFVQELLLNPSMARRSKRKGGLADRFLSGTPLGRWLVYRKARQNLERRTKGKYPAPEAALEVVKKTYGRKGAAGFACEAKEFSKLCVTHVSKNLVQLFYTNESLKKDAGIGDTLHPAPIRSAAVLGAGVMGGGIAWLLSSKDIPVRMKDIKWDAIAAGFAEANSYYGQLVKRRKMRQREVNLKMHRISGTVDYTGFRNVDLVIEAVVEDLEVKRKVLRDVEKRIPANAVIATNTSSLSLVDLGEGLVHPERLVGMHFFNPVNRMPLVEVIAGPRSSQEAVAKVIDLTRRLGKTPIVVNNCSGFLVNRILIPYLNESAYMLQEGTSMERIDKVLEDFGLPMGPFALADEVGIDVGLKVALILEKAYGKRMRVADIMKAVYEEGHLLGKKDGKGFYLHKGKERIPNEKAIGDLARAVQERLHVDHHDLDTDEIVDRALLCMVNEAARCLEEDIVHTPEYLDMAMIMGTGFPPFRGGPLRYADERGLSDICRSLEALQKKFGERYEPSGLLLEMERTGRRFYETSSSH; translated from the coding sequence ATGAAAAGAGACGCATTTGAATTAAAGGTAGATGACAGGGGAGTGGCTCGCTTGGTTTTTGATTTGCCTGGCGAAAAAGTGAACAAGTTCTCCCATCCAGTAATGAAGCAGTTTTTGGATATGCTGGATGTAGTATCCAAACATCCTGACATCAAGGTACTGCTGCTCGAAAGCTCTAAGCCAGGAATATTTATCGCTGGGGCGGATATCGGCGAGCTGGCCAAGATCAAGGACGAGAAGGATGGGGAAACGAAGGCTCGTTTTGGTCAGGCGGTTTTCGAACGCTTGGAGGAGCTGCCGTTTCCGACGGTTGCGGTGATTGATGGGGCGTGCGTAGGCGGCGGTTTGGAATGCGCCTTGGCCTGTCGTTTTCGCTTGGTAAGCGATAGTCCGAAAACCAAGCTTGGACTGCCGGAGGTATCTTTGGGAATCATCCCGGGTTGGGGCGGCACGCAACGGCTTCCTCGTTTGCTGGGATTGCCGCGTGCCTTGGAGCTGATCTTGTCGGGGCGTTCCGTCAACGGTAAGAAAGCGGTGAAGATGGGCTTGGCGCATCGTTTGTTGGCTCACGAGTTCGTCGAGGAAGGAGTGCAAGCCTTCGTGCAGGAGTTGCTGTTGAATCCTTCCATGGCGCGGCGTTCCAAGAGAAAGGGAGGGCTGGCGGATCGCTTCTTGAGCGGGACCCCCTTGGGGAGGTGGCTCGTTTATCGCAAAGCTCGCCAAAATCTCGAGCGTCGAACCAAAGGCAAATATCCAGCCCCCGAGGCGGCATTGGAAGTGGTGAAGAAAACCTATGGCCGCAAAGGGGCGGCAGGCTTCGCCTGCGAAGCGAAAGAGTTTTCCAAGCTCTGCGTTACTCATGTAAGCAAGAATCTGGTGCAGCTTTTCTATACGAACGAGTCACTGAAAAAGGACGCGGGAATTGGCGATACCCTGCATCCTGCTCCTATTCGCAGCGCTGCGGTGCTAGGGGCTGGCGTGATGGGCGGAGGGATCGCTTGGCTGCTCAGCTCCAAGGATATTCCCGTGCGCATGAAGGATATCAAGTGGGATGCCATTGCTGCCGGGTTTGCGGAAGCGAACAGCTATTATGGCCAGTTGGTAAAGCGGCGTAAGATGCGTCAGCGGGAAGTGAACCTTAAGATGCATCGCATTTCAGGAACGGTCGACTATACGGGATTTCGTAATGTAGATCTGGTGATCGAGGCTGTCGTGGAGGATCTGGAAGTGAAGCGCAAGGTGCTCCGCGACGTTGAGAAACGGATACCGGCGAACGCGGTGATCGCTACGAACACTTCTTCGCTGTCCCTCGTCGATCTCGGCGAAGGCCTCGTGCATCCGGAACGTTTGGTTGGCATGCACTTTTTCAATCCGGTCAATCGCATGCCCTTGGTGGAGGTGATTGCGGGTCCGAGATCCTCGCAGGAGGCGGTAGCCAAGGTCATCGATCTGACGCGACGTCTGGGCAAGACCCCGATCGTGGTGAACAATTGCTCGGGATTCCTGGTGAACCGCATCTTGATCCCTTACCTCAACGAGTCGGCGTACATGCTGCAGGAGGGAACGTCGATGGAACGCATCGACAAGGTCCTAGAGGACTTTGGCTTGCCGATGGGACCTTTCGCCTTGGCAGACGAGGTTGGAATCGATGTGGGCCTCAAGGTGGCGCTGATACTGGAAAAAGCTTATGGCAAGCGCATGCGGGTGGCGGACATCATGAAAGCGGTCTACGAGGAAGGGCATCTGCTCGGAAAAAAGGACGGCAAGGGCTTTTATTTGCACAAAGGTAAGGAGCGCATCCCGAATGAAAAGGCGATTGGGGATTTGGCCAGAGCAGTTCAGGAACGGCTTCACGTGGATCACCATGATTTGGATACGGATGAGATCGTTGACCGAGCATTGCTTTGCATGGTGAACGAGGCGGCCCGTTGCTTAGAGGAAGACATCGTGCACACGCCAGAGTATCTGGACATGGCGATGATCATGGGGACGGGCTTTCCGCCCTTCCGGGGCGGTCCTCTGCGCTATGCGGACGAACGCGGACTGAGCGATATCTGCCGGTCCTTGGAGGCCTTGCAGAAGAAATTTGGAGAACGCTACGAGCCTTCGGGCTTGCTGCTGGAGATGGAGCGGACGGGACGTCGTTTCTACGAGACGAGCTCGAGCCATTGA
- a CDS encoding acyl-CoA dehydrogenase family protein, translated as MKDIKEVDGRESGSDEEMLIDTSRMNRQQREALEVAESAREAKGEKPSFASKLFMGEFEPELLTPFPFQDDLEREKGSQLVRKLADYLVDRLDPEEVDETRTIPPEVIEEMMRLGVFAMKIPEKYDGLGLSQVNYNRVMMMIASHCGSTAVLVSAHQSIGVPQPLKLFGTEAQKRKYLPLFRKGAISAFALTEPDVGSDPAQMSTVAEPTEDGEHFLLSGTKLWCTNGTIADVIVVMAQTPSKTVRGKERKQITAFIVETKWAGVEVMHRCDFMGIRGIQNGLLRFDKVKVPRENILLGEGKGLKLALVTLNTGRLTLPAACTGMAKQCLSIARRWGKHRKQWGSAVGMHEAGRTKIASIAANTLAMEAITLLTSHWADQGDKDIRIEAAMAKLFCSEMAWKIVDDTMQLRGGRGYEKASSLRARGEPGFPVERMMRECRINRIIEGTTEVMKLFLAREAMDPHLRVAAGLLKHHVPISEKFRAGVGVAAYYSGWYPRQWVNGSVWHSHQEGGDLASEFRYVEAAAHRLARTIFHFMGLYQDRLEKRQNILGHLMEIGTELFAIATTCSYANGLLERHPTDKSPMDLAKLFARQSRLRIEEHYRGLKRNADRSGNALAKRVLEDEFTWLEDGIVESEPNAYRDRC; from the coding sequence ATGAAGGATATCAAGGAAGTGGATGGAAGGGAATCGGGCTCCGACGAGGAGATGTTAATCGATACCTCGCGAATGAATCGGCAGCAGCGGGAGGCCTTGGAAGTGGCGGAGTCGGCTCGGGAAGCCAAAGGAGAGAAGCCAAGCTTTGCGAGCAAGCTGTTCATGGGCGAATTCGAGCCGGAGCTGCTGACGCCCTTTCCTTTCCAGGACGACTTGGAAAGGGAGAAGGGCAGCCAATTGGTGCGCAAGTTGGCTGACTACTTGGTGGATCGCTTGGATCCGGAAGAGGTGGACGAGACGCGAACCATCCCGCCAGAAGTGATCGAGGAAATGATGCGTCTGGGTGTATTCGCCATGAAAATACCGGAGAAGTATGATGGCTTAGGCTTGTCCCAAGTGAACTACAACCGGGTGATGATGATGATTGCCTCGCACTGTGGCAGCACGGCGGTTCTGGTTTCTGCCCATCAGTCGATTGGAGTGCCACAGCCTCTGAAGCTCTTTGGCACGGAGGCGCAGAAGCGGAAGTACCTGCCGCTCTTTCGCAAGGGTGCGATTTCAGCCTTTGCATTGACGGAGCCCGACGTGGGCTCTGATCCCGCTCAGATGTCGACGGTAGCGGAGCCGACGGAGGATGGGGAGCATTTCCTGTTGAGCGGTACCAAGCTCTGGTGCACCAACGGCACGATTGCCGATGTCATAGTGGTCATGGCTCAGACGCCGTCCAAGACGGTGAGGGGAAAAGAGCGCAAGCAGATCACTGCCTTCATTGTCGAAACGAAGTGGGCAGGGGTGGAGGTGATGCATCGCTGCGACTTCATGGGAATTCGCGGTATCCAAAATGGCTTGCTACGTTTCGACAAGGTGAAGGTCCCGAGGGAGAATATTTTATTGGGCGAGGGCAAGGGACTGAAACTGGCACTGGTTACCTTGAATACCGGCCGTCTCACCTTGCCGGCTGCATGCACGGGCATGGCGAAGCAATGTCTGTCGATCGCCCGCCGTTGGGGAAAGCATCGCAAGCAATGGGGCTCCGCTGTGGGAATGCATGAAGCGGGCCGCACCAAGATCGCGTCGATTGCGGCCAATACTTTGGCCATGGAAGCCATCACTTTGCTGACTTCGCATTGGGCTGACCAAGGCGATAAGGATATCCGGATAGAAGCCGCTATGGCTAAGCTGTTCTGCAGCGAAATGGCATGGAAGATCGTCGACGATACTATGCAACTGCGGGGAGGCCGGGGTTACGAAAAGGCCTCCTCGCTCCGGGCTCGCGGGGAACCAGGATTTCCGGTGGAGCGTATGATGCGCGAGTGTCGCATTAACCGTATCATTGAAGGCACTACGGAAGTGATGAAGCTGTTTCTCGCTCGCGAAGCGATGGATCCTCATCTTCGGGTGGCGGCCGGGTTGCTCAAGCATCACGTGCCGATTTCTGAGAAGTTTCGAGCGGGCGTGGGGGTGGCCGCATACTACAGTGGCTGGTACCCGCGTCAGTGGGTAAACGGTAGCGTTTGGCACAGCCACCAGGAGGGGGGAGACCTTGCCTCCGAGTTCAGGTATGTGGAGGCGGCTGCCCATCGCTTGGCACGTACCATCTTCCACTTCATGGGCTTGTATCAGGATCGCTTGGAAAAGCGTCAGAACATATTGGGGCACCTGATGGAAATCGGGACCGAGCTATTTGCCATCGCGACCACCTGCAGTTACGCGAACGGTTTGCTTGAGCGGCACCCCACGGACAAGTCTCCCATGGATCTGGCGAAGCTGTTTGCAAGGCAATCGCGCTTGCGAATCGAAGAGCACTATCGCGGCTTGAAGCGAAACGCCGACCGTAGCGGAAACGCATTGGCCAAACGGGTGCTCGAGGACGAATTCACCTGGCTGGAGGATGGCATCGTAGAATCTGAACCCAACGCGTACCGAGATCGATGCTGA
- a CDS encoding alpha/beta fold hydrolase: MLSRYFQSNEASRPKEPEPRDVGKRCRCFPFEKPRDVGMRSRLTWKATGTVMDVLERTLGIRLRVDGLENLSAHPTLYVANHFTRAETFIIPYLLYKLREESARTLAHHSLFTGFLGRYISRLGAVSTKELERDNLIVGDLMTGRKNWVIYPEGTMVKNKKFLDHGSFIIDSPEYRGPPRTGAAVLALQAESHRLRYLRAYEEGDGETMHAYEEKYHFSGPDDVSRQELVVLPVNITYYPIRPQQNLVSQLARTLFSELPERLEEELQVEGRILLSKTDMKIHFCAPLPLKAFLAPRGFVPRLLAHIQGESHLLDQTVRSQREQLTRAFMKEIYRAVEVSFDHLFCGGLQLLRENRVLKRYFHRALLLTVVEMRREGMCRMHPKLYKTCVKVCSGKNCKALESIVTESVREGVLEDQGDFYWIERGRFEETISFHDIRLRLTTKVIANEFEPLVECVEVLRRNLSYTEGRLRCQLAEAMRVEQQEQYESAYREYFNADLSKSLQVGEPFDLVPQDGKTRAGVLLIHGYMAAPKEMRYLGESLCEQGYHCYGMRIEGHGTAPRNLSETRWKDWLLSVHAAYVRMSCLHDTVYLVGFSMGGLLALLKASQLGEQLAGVVAINPAFRLKDHRAGLAGAADIWNGMLQNLHIGMGKLEYVENLPANPEINYTRNYVKGVRQLGLLISQCERSLPEVKCPCLIVQARHDPVVDATGVELIREKIGSEATSIVSLKADSHVIVTDEHKDGVALYVRHFFSTLELASPLVPELEFHCSGY; the protein is encoded by the coding sequence ATGCTGAGTCGTTATTTCCAGTCGAACGAGGCCAGTCGCCCCAAGGAGCCGGAGCCAAGGGATGTTGGCAAGCGCTGCCGCTGTTTTCCTTTCGAAAAGCCGAGGGACGTGGGAATGCGTTCGCGGCTGACATGGAAGGCGACCGGCACGGTGATGGATGTGCTGGAACGCACCTTGGGAATTCGGCTAAGGGTGGATGGGCTGGAAAATCTCAGCGCTCATCCGACTTTGTACGTGGCGAACCACTTCACGCGAGCGGAGACTTTTATCATTCCTTACCTGCTCTACAAATTGCGGGAGGAGAGCGCGAGGACCCTTGCCCACCACAGCTTGTTTACCGGCTTTCTGGGGCGCTATATTTCTCGCTTGGGCGCGGTCTCCACCAAGGAGCTGGAGCGGGACAACTTGATCGTCGGGGATCTGATGACCGGCCGAAAGAACTGGGTGATCTACCCGGAGGGAACGATGGTGAAGAACAAGAAGTTTTTGGACCACGGCAGCTTCATCATCGATTCGCCGGAGTATCGTGGCCCTCCGCGCACGGGGGCGGCGGTATTGGCCTTGCAAGCTGAGTCGCATCGGCTGCGCTACTTGCGTGCCTACGAGGAAGGCGATGGCGAGACGATGCATGCTTACGAGGAAAAGTATCACTTCTCGGGCCCAGACGATGTGTCGCGGCAGGAGCTGGTGGTGCTGCCGGTGAACATCACTTACTATCCGATACGGCCTCAGCAGAATTTGGTGTCGCAGCTGGCGCGCACGCTCTTTTCGGAACTGCCGGAACGACTGGAGGAGGAGCTGCAGGTGGAAGGGCGTATCCTTCTCAGCAAGACAGACATGAAGATACACTTTTGCGCTCCTCTGCCATTGAAAGCGTTTTTGGCGCCGCGCGGATTTGTTCCTAGGCTCTTGGCCCACATTCAAGGAGAGAGCCATCTGCTGGACCAAACGGTGCGATCGCAACGAGAGCAACTCACGCGAGCGTTCATGAAGGAAATTTACCGGGCGGTGGAGGTGAGCTTCGACCATCTCTTTTGCGGTGGATTGCAGTTGCTGCGGGAGAACCGAGTGCTCAAGCGATACTTCCATCGAGCCCTGTTGTTGACCGTTGTTGAAATGAGGCGGGAAGGTATGTGCCGCATGCACCCCAAGCTGTACAAGACCTGCGTGAAAGTGTGTTCGGGAAAGAACTGCAAAGCGTTGGAGAGTATCGTGACGGAGAGCGTAAGGGAAGGGGTGCTAGAGGATCAGGGAGATTTCTATTGGATTGAGCGCGGTCGTTTCGAGGAGACGATTTCATTCCATGACATTCGCTTGCGCCTGACGACAAAAGTGATCGCCAACGAGTTCGAGCCATTGGTCGAATGCGTTGAGGTGCTGAGGCGAAACCTAAGTTACACGGAAGGCCGCTTGCGTTGCCAATTGGCTGAAGCGATGAGGGTGGAGCAGCAAGAGCAATACGAGTCTGCCTATCGCGAGTACTTCAACGCCGACTTGTCGAAGTCGCTCCAAGTGGGCGAGCCTTTCGACTTGGTGCCGCAAGACGGGAAAACGCGGGCGGGCGTGTTGTTGATACATGGATACATGGCAGCTCCGAAGGAGATGCGTTACTTGGGTGAATCGCTTTGCGAGCAGGGCTATCACTGTTATGGAATGAGAATCGAGGGACATGGAACCGCTCCGCGTAATCTTTCGGAGACGCGCTGGAAAGACTGGTTGTTGTCGGTTCATGCTGCCTATGTCAGAATGTCTTGTTTGCACGATACCGTCTATCTCGTCGGGTTTTCGATGGGCGGCTTGCTGGCATTGTTGAAGGCGTCTCAACTAGGGGAGCAGTTGGCGGGAGTCGTTGCTATCAATCCGGCCTTTAGACTGAAGGACCACCGAGCGGGCCTAGCGGGTGCGGCAGACATCTGGAATGGCATGCTGCAGAATTTGCACATCGGAATGGGGAAGCTTGAATACGTGGAAAACCTTCCTGCGAATCCAGAAATCAATTACACGCGAAACTATGTAAAGGGTGTGCGTCAGCTAGGCTTGCTCATTTCGCAATGCGAGAGGTCGTTGCCGGAGGTTAAATGCCCCTGCCTGATTGTGCAGGCGAGGCATGACCCAGTAGTGGATGCGACCGGAGTTGAATTGATTCGAGAGAAGATCGGCTCGGAGGCGACCAGTATCGTTTCCCTGAAAGCCGATTCCCATGTGATCGTGACGGATGAGCACAAGGATGGGGTGGCCCTCTACGTAAGACACTTTTTCAGCACCTTGGAGCTGGCGTCTCCATTGGTTCCAGAGCTCGAGTTTCATTGCTCCGGCTATTGA
- a CDS encoding acyl-CoA thioesterase: MDNYKLVHPGHLNHHGFLFGGNMLKWVDEYAYIAACADFPNQLFVTVAMDQLQFRKRVRSGEILRFRSLLADRGKSSVRYSVAVTREKASGEHEEIFATHISYVCVDETGEKKLLPRDVVPAVSRNESPVTG, from the coding sequence ATGGACAACTACAAGCTCGTGCACCCCGGACACTTGAATCACCACGGATTCCTCTTCGGAGGAAATATGCTCAAGTGGGTGGATGAGTATGCCTACATTGCGGCCTGCGCGGATTTTCCGAACCAGTTGTTCGTGACGGTTGCGATGGACCAGCTGCAGTTTCGCAAGCGAGTTCGTTCTGGCGAGATTCTCAGGTTTCGCAGTTTGCTGGCGGATCGAGGAAAAAGCTCGGTCCGGTATTCCGTGGCGGTGACTCGGGAAAAGGCGTCAGGAGAGCACGAGGAAATCTTTGCGACGCACATCAGCTATGTCTGTGTGGACGAGACGGGCGAAAAGAAGCTGCTCCCGCGAGATGTCGTTCCAGCGGTGAGCCGCAACGAGAGTCCTGTCACGGGGTGA
- a CDS encoding LURP-one-related/scramblase family protein — protein MIKEKFWSWGDDFHISDENGNPVFLVDGQAFSWGDKLSLRDLQGKELAFIDQKLLTFMPKYEIYRNGQLFAEVRKEFNWFNKKFTLDVPGPNDYTIEGSFWAHDFCFLRSGRIVATVSKAIWSWTDTYGIEIEEGEDDISILSACIVIDQVLHDEKNHSSF, from the coding sequence ATGATAAAAGAAAAGTTCTGGTCCTGGGGTGACGACTTTCACATCAGCGACGAGAACGGTAACCCCGTCTTCTTGGTAGACGGCCAAGCCTTCTCCTGGGGAGACAAGCTTTCTCTCCGAGACCTGCAAGGCAAGGAGCTCGCTTTCATCGACCAGAAGCTGCTCACTTTCATGCCGAAGTACGAGATCTATCGAAATGGCCAACTTTTCGCCGAGGTCCGCAAGGAGTTCAATTGGTTCAACAAGAAGTTCACCTTGGATGTACCCGGCCCCAACGACTACACCATCGAAGGCTCATTCTGGGCCCACGACTTTTGCTTTCTCCGCTCCGGAAGAATTGTCGCCACCGTCAGCAAGGCAATCTGGTCCTGGACCGACACCTACGGCATCGAAATCGAAGAGGGCGAAGACGATATCTCCATCCTCAGCGCCTGCATCGTGATCGACCAAGTTCTGCACGACGAAAAGAACCACAGCAGCTTCTAA
- a CDS encoding cupin domain-containing protein, with protein MDILHQKPDPSHTHEASLGPYKIESLIPLEQEGNLTAYRVRIEAHQVTNESYHKRAEECYYVIAGSGVATLDGKEYRLAAGDFIRLPPGTRHRFSTGEDGLTLLDIHSPGSRPNKDVYFTDETPSGFESKGA; from the coding sequence ATGGACATCCTCCATCAAAAACCGGATCCCTCCCATACTCACGAAGCCAGCCTCGGCCCCTACAAGATCGAATCGCTAATCCCTCTCGAGCAAGAGGGAAACCTGACCGCTTACCGAGTCCGTATCGAAGCTCATCAAGTGACCAACGAGAGCTACCACAAGCGGGCCGAGGAATGCTATTACGTAATTGCCGGCTCAGGCGTCGCCACTCTTGACGGCAAGGAATACCGCTTGGCCGCCGGCGACTTTATTCGCTTGCCGCCCGGAACCCGACATCGCTTTTCAACTGGGGAGGACGGTCTCACCCTGCTCGACATCCACTCTCCGGGATCCCGTCCAAACAAGGACGTCTACTTTACGGACGAAACCCCAAGCGGTTTTGAAAGCAAGGGAGCCTGA
- a CDS encoding helix-hairpin-helix domain-containing protein, giving the protein MNTQLTQITGVGPQLAEALAENGFSSIEKVASADAAALCVVSGVGPARAARLIEAAKALAPAAPKVKKVAAKKRTAAVEAPISEETPKKGKTKKSKKGKSGKKAKSGKKAKAEKKSKGGDKRKGKKPKDSGKAKGKKSGKKDSGKAKKGKKKKKSKS; this is encoded by the coding sequence ATGAATACTCAATTGACGCAAATCACAGGTGTCGGCCCCCAATTGGCGGAGGCTTTGGCGGAGAATGGATTTTCCAGCATCGAAAAAGTGGCCTCCGCGGATGCTGCGGCACTGTGCGTGGTGTCGGGCGTGGGGCCTGCTCGGGCCGCTCGCTTGATCGAAGCCGCCAAAGCGCTCGCTCCCGCCGCTCCAAAGGTGAAGAAGGTCGCGGCGAAAAAGCGAACGGCAGCGGTCGAAGCCCCCATTTCAGAAGAAACTCCCAAGAAGGGAAAGACTAAGAAGTCGAAGAAGGGGAAGTCCGGCAAGAAAGCCAAGTCCGGCAAAAAGGCGAAAGCCGAGAAGAAGTCCAAGGGCGGTGACAAGCGCAAGGGCAAGAAGCCGAAAGACTCCGGCAAGGCTAAAGGCAAGAAGTCCGGGAAGAAGGATTCCGGCAAGGCGAAGAAGGGTAAGAAGAAAAAGAAGTCTAAGTCTTAG
- a CDS encoding DUF1841 family protein → MEENPRAKAAILEAVREQISSPESPYVGEHYKRLLDSGHDEQEVLELLGSVLAAEMWEISVQGRAFNEAQYIDRLAQLPDTSWMDEA, encoded by the coding sequence ATGGAAGAAAATCCAAGAGCCAAAGCCGCAATCCTGGAGGCCGTGAGGGAGCAGATATCCTCGCCCGAGTCGCCGTATGTGGGCGAGCACTACAAGAGGCTCCTAGATAGCGGCCACGACGAGCAGGAGGTCTTGGAATTGCTCGGCTCGGTGCTGGCTGCGGAAATGTGGGAAATCAGCGTGCAGGGGCGCGCGTTCAACGAAGCCCAATATATCGATCGACTGGCGCAGCTCCCGGACACCAGCTGGATGGACGAAGCGTGA
- a CDS encoding DUF1801 domain-containing protein — MSQRPPSPATREYFSSLPPNIRGKVLELRELVLEVGRRIEPIGGVEESLKWGEPSYCTIAGSPIRIGWKANRPDRYGLYFHCQTKLVETFRELFPHRLSFEGKRAILFEKDAIVPDKELRQCIEMAFTYHRIKKLPLLGRQVASLR; from the coding sequence ATGTCCCAGAGACCACCCTCCCCAGCGACCCGCGAGTACTTCTCATCGCTGCCGCCTAACATTCGCGGCAAGGTTCTTGAGCTGCGCGAGCTGGTTCTGGAGGTTGGGAGAAGAATCGAACCGATCGGTGGCGTCGAGGAATCCTTAAAATGGGGCGAACCGAGCTACTGCACGATAGCGGGCAGTCCCATACGGATCGGATGGAAAGCGAATCGTCCGGACCGCTACGGACTCTACTTCCACTGCCAGACGAAGCTAGTGGAAACCTTCCGCGAATTGTTCCCTCACCGCTTGTCCTTCGAAGGCAAGCGCGCGATCCTCTTCGAGAAGGACGCAATCGTTCCAGACAAAGAGCTTAGACAATGCATCGAAATGGCCTTCACCTACCACCGCATAAAAAAACTGCCGCTGCTAGGGCGTCAAGTGGCCTCACTCCGCTAG